A genome region from Triticum aestivum cultivar Chinese Spring chromosome 2B, IWGSC CS RefSeq v2.1, whole genome shotgun sequence includes the following:
- the LOC123043292 gene encoding indole-2-monooxygenase-like: MEEARARCWTRTVRTTEATPLRHKVRLVVAKICDAASKCTAIDLSDLLNAFTYDIVCHAVSGKLFREQGHNKLFRELVEANSLLLGGFNLEDHFPMLVKMDIIKRMVCAKAQKVNKMWDNLLNNIIDEHASKLVPEHNSEDSDFTDVLLSIQQEYQLTRDHIKAQLEIMFEAGTDTSFIVLEYAMVRLMRKPHLMNKLQAEVRSTITKGKEMVTEDDLDSLAYLKAAIKETLRLHMPGPLLIPHLSMADCNIKGYTIPSGIRVIINSWALGRDPSSWEHADEFMPERFMECGSAANMDYKGNDFQYLPFGAG; the protein is encoded by the exons ATGGAGGAAGCAAGGGCGAGGTGCTGGACACGGACGGTGAGGACGACAGAAGCAACCCCTCTTCGGCATAAG GTGAGATTGGTTGTGGCCAAGATCTGCGATGCGGCCTCCAAATGCACCGCCATCGACCTGAGTGACCTTCTCAACGCCTTCACCTATGACATTGTGTGTCATGCTGTGTCTGGCAAGCTTTTCAGGGAACAAGGCCATAACAAACTCTTCCGAGAGCTCGTCGAGGCCAACTCATTACTCCTGGGCGGATTCAACCTGGAGGACCACTTCCCCATGTTAGTGAAGATGGACATCATCAAGAGAATGGTTTGCGCCAAGGCCCAGAAGGTGAACAAGATGTGGGACAACCTGCTCAATAATATCATCGATGAGCATGCAAGCAAGTTGGTGCCAGAACACAACAGCGAAGACAGTGACTTCACCGATGTGTTGCTTTCTATCCAACAAGAGTACCAACTCACGAGAGACCATATTAAGGCTCAGTTAGAG ATCATGTTTGAAGCTGGCACAGATACATCATTCATAGTGTTGGAATATGCGATGGTCCGGCTCATGCGGAAACCCCACCTCATGAACAAGCTACAAGCTGAGGTGAGGAGCACTATTACCAAGGGGAAAGAAATGGTTACCGAAGACGATCTCGATAGTTTGGCCTACCTAAAGGCAGCCATTAAAGAGACACTCCGACTCCATATGCCTGGGCCACTCCTCATACCCCACCTCTCCATGGCCGACTGCAACATAAAGGGCTACACGATACCATCAGGAATACGTGTCATCATCAATAGTTGGGCTCTTGGAAGGGACCCTAGTAGTTGGGAGCATGCAGATGAGTTCATGCCTGAGCGGTTTATGGAATGTGGTAGCGCCGCAAATATGGACTATAAGGGAAATGACTTCCAATACTTGCCCTTTGGGGCCGGGTGA